The following nucleotide sequence is from Solidesulfovibrio carbinolicus.
TGGCGAACGGCGTTGACCGCGCCGACGACGTCGTTGGCAAGTCCGGCCCCCCGCCGGGCCATTTCCTGGGCCTGCTCGGCGCTCCTGGCGGTTTCGGCGGCGTTTTTCGCCACTTCGACTATCGTGGCGTTCATTTGCTCCACGGCGGTGGCGGTTCCCTGGACCCGGTCGCTTTGTTCGGTGGCGCCCTGGCTGCATTGTTCGATCTGGGCCGAGAGCTGCTCGGCGGCCGAGGCCATGCGGTCGGCCACCGAGGCGGCTTCGCTGGCGGTGCGGCCGATGAGTCCGTTTTGGGCTTCGATATGGAGCTGTTGGCGGCGCAGTTGGGTGAGGTCGGAGAACAGGGCCACGCCGCCGAGGCAGACGCCGTCGAGGTCGAACAGCGGGGCCGCGTCGATCTGGGTGAAGGCGGCGCTGCCGTCGCGGGCCGGAACCTCGGCCTGGACGCCGGTGAGGGCCCGGCCTTCGGCAATGGCCCGGGCGGTGATGGTCGGGCGGTCGGGGTCGCCGTAGAAGAACTCCCCGGCCATCTGGCCGAGGTAGTCCTCGGGTCGGCCGGGGGCTTTGATGAAGTCCAAAACAGGTTGATTGAGGAAACGCAGGGAGCCGTCCGGCGCGGCAACCACGCAGGCCAGCGGCATGGCGTCGAGCAGGCCCTTGGCAAAGCCCAGGCGCGTTTTGAGTTCGTCCACCATGTGGCGCACATGGCCGGCCAGGGCGGCGAGTTCGTACCGGAAGGACCCTTCGAGCTTCACGCCGAAGTCGCCGTCGGCGACGCGGTCGGCAAAGGCGTTGATGGCGGCCAGGGGGCGCAACACCAGCCGGCGGGCGAGGACGGCGATGACGGCAGTGATAAGCGCCACCACGGCCAGCCCCATGGCCAGCAGCATGTTGCGCTGACTTGCGGCAGCGGCGCCCAGATCGGCCTTGGAAGCGGTCATGCCGACGTACCAGCCTGTGGCCGGCGACTGGACGACGGCCATGGTCTTGGCCTCATCCTTCCACATATAGTCAAAAACGCCGTGCTTCACCTGCATAAGGCGGCGGATAAAATCCAGGCCGGTGACGTCGCGTCCGGCCATGGTCGGGTCGCCGGCGTGGGCGGCCACGACGCCGGCCTCGTCCAGGACGAAGCCGTAGCCCTTTTCGCCAAAGCGCAAGGGGGCGATGAGGGCCGTCACGGCCGGCCCCACGTCGCAGCACACGGCGACGCCGCCAAGGAGCTTGCCGTCCTTGGCGCGCACGGCGTTGGCCGCGACCATGATGCGGGAACCGCCGTTCTTTGCGGCCAGGGTGGCTTTGGTCAAAAAGGCGGAAGCCCCGGACTGCAGGGCCTGGACATAAGGCCGATCAGCATAGGAAGCGCC
It contains:
- a CDS encoding methyl-accepting chemotaxis protein, with product MRTIGISGVLTLAVCATVLAGILGLLAYVSATTTATAEQLAEQSMRQSAEAVSQTLDLYAGQASELAAALSLRSGIREAFDGNPAVAQSVLVETLASFKGVRSVVVFDAAGGLLAGRDAAGKVFEAGASYADRPYVQALQSGASAFLTKATLAAKNGGSRIMVAANAVRAKDGKLLGGVAVCCDVGPAVTALIAPLRFGEKGYGFVLDEAGVVAAHAGDPTMAGRDVTGLDFIRRLMQVKHGVFDYMWKDEAKTMAVVQSPATGWYVGMTASKADLGAAAASQRNMLLAMGLAVVALITAVIAVLARRLVLRPLAAINAFADRVADGDFGVKLEGSFRYELAALAGHVRHMVDELKTRLGFAKGLLDAMPLACVVAAPDGSLRFLNQPVLDFIKAPGRPEDYLGQMAGEFFYGDPDRPTITARAIAEGRALTGVQAEVPARDGSAAFTQIDAAPLFDLDGVCLGGVALFSDLTQLRRQQLHIEAQNGLIGRTASEAASVADRMASAAEQLSAQIEQCSQGATEQSDRVQGTATAVEQMNATIVEVAKNAAETARSAEQAQEMARRGAGLANDVVGAVNAVRQQAASLKDTMSGLGQRAQGIGAVMNVISDIADQTNLLALNAAIEAARAGEAGRGFAVVADEVRKLAEKTMTATREVGQAIAGIQQGTAETVAMVDEAVASVEEATSLARRSGEALTDIVTMVSSAGEQVQAIATAAEEQSSTVEEISRAVAAINRIAGETADAMIQSATAVTDLADQAQGLSSLVADMQSSESRPALGA